The Kroppenstedtia pulmonis genome has a segment encoding these proteins:
- a CDS encoding MetS family NSS transporter small subunit, which translates to MEFSAWIMLTVGAVVLWGGLIFFLWNAYRSGKVKQKK; encoded by the coding sequence ATGGAATTCAGTGCTTGGATCATGCTGACCGTCGGTGCGGTGGTTTTATGGGGCGGCTTGATATTCTTCCTGTGGAATGCTTATCGATCCGGAAAAGTGAAACAAAAAAAATAA